In Phaseolus vulgaris cultivar G19833 chromosome 3, P. vulgaris v2.0, whole genome shotgun sequence, the sequence AACATGTAATAAATGCCGACAACAGGAAGCAGACTGTCAACACCAAATCCACCCACGGCCAAATATTTAACCATTCTACATGACATGCATTTGCATGTATCCTCAGTGGAACAACCGCGAAAATCAAAATTTAGATgaaaatacaatattttaagTACTTCTCCATTTTAGTCTGTCTGTATGCCTATACTGTGCTCGTAGATTTAAATTAGGTTGAAACCTAAAATTACTAAATTTTCTTGAATAGATCGTAAGGTACTTAGAAGCTTGCCATTTGAATTTTAGAGTCAATGGTATCATCTAATGCTTTGAAGTTAGAGTTACTTATGAGCCATCTCATAGTTTATTATACGTATCCAATTATGTCCAGTCACTAAAGTGTTTATTGGCTTCCCTCTTTCCCATTTCTATTAAATTCTAAAACATTCCAGAGTTAGACACTGTTATGTTAGCTACATGATCAAAATTTCAATGCATTTTAGTAATAGTAGGCCCCTCAATAACCATGATGGAAAGAACTGTGGATATTTGGACCCTCTTTTCATTATGATAATTACAATATTTTCTAGCATATAGGTGTTTGAAATTATTGAGAAGGAAGCACATCTGAAGGGATATTTGGAAGATTAGTACTGAAAATGACTTATAGATTTGTATAAAGTAATAGTTTTAGGGTGGATTTGTGTCCAATGAAAGGAAGGATCTTCATGGATTTGCATAAAGAAATCACAAGCATTATAAGTCAGAGGAAAAGGGGAAGGTATAATGTACATATGCTTGCTTGATCTGAGTTAGGGAATACATACATAATGATTTTCTGCCCTAGTAGTGTCAACTTAATATTGATGTGTACCATAAAGAATGGGTCTTGACTTTGCCTCAAGTTTTATACCTTTACATTTTGCATTTATATTCCCCCCTCTCCAGACCCCACTAGAGTAGAGTCAGGGCTCTGGGCTCCCTTTTATGTTGTAAAACTAGGGAAACTGCTGTATTAGACCCTAATTTGTTATGTACCTTCAGTTTACCATGACAAAATACTTGGAAGCCTTTGGTGGACTGATGTGATATCATCTTTTGACTCTGAATGCAGACTTATCAGCATCAACACAACAAACAAATGAGCTGCCCTGCAATGGCTCAGCTTCTCTCAAACACACTTTATTACAAACGCTTCTTTCCCTATTATGCATTCAATGTTTTGGGTGGCCTTGACAATGAAGGTGTGCTATTTTTAGCTTTCTATGGTTGTTCACGTctcatttttataattgttattttctACTTCAATCTTAAACAGGAAAGGGATGTGTTTTCACATATGATGCCGTTGGTTCCTATGAGAGGGTTGGATATAGTTCTCAGGGTTCTGGATCCACACTTATTATGCCATCTCTTGATAACCAGCTGAAGTCTCCTAGCCCACTCCTGTTACCTGCCGTGGTAACATTCTGAAATTGGTGCTTTGCTTGAAATATTTGATTCTTCAAGTTTTATGGACTGACgcctaattaaaaatattatttctttcaGGATGCTGTTACTCCGCTGTCTGAAGCAGAAGCAGTTGATCTGGTCAAAAGCGTTTTTGCATCTGCAACTGAGAGAGACATATACACGGTAAGTTTGTCTGACATACATAATTACCATTTGGCTGCAGAATGAACTTGCAACTTAATGTGAATGTTTTTACAGGGAGACAAGGTTGAAATCGTTATCCTAAATGCCAGTGGTCTTCGTCGTGAATACATGGACCTAAGGAAAGACTAATGCTCTACAGTATGTTTGAAATGCTTCTGGAATTTTACATTGGGTTTTTCCCATGAGTCGAAATTAAGAATAGCATTTCCCGTGAAATTGCTTTGAACAAGTACTACTCTGTTCGCATTATAACTAGACTGTGATTTCACTTATATTTGCATTGGATTTTTTGTCGTAGTCTAATTTATAGCTTTAGTGTGCATCTTATATCTAGTTGTAACCTGTTTGGTTGCTCTGTCCATCTCTCACGATTGCGTTGTGTTTTGCCTCGTACGTCCCCaaatattttctcaaaattACGTTATAAACCATTAAGTTAAGGTATAAATATGGCCCTTGAGGTGGCTAGTTTTCAATTCGTTGGAGTCTTCTAGCGATGAACAGTGGGATTGAACAATTTCAAAAGACACCAAACTTTTTCTTCAAATTGAATGAATATCCAGATTCCAAATGCATTAAGAACcgacttaaaaaaaatatcgaGCATAGTAGAAAATATCCAAAATCATGAAGAATGTATTTTTGAAACAGAACACAAATAAAGATTTTTGAAATAAGGAGATTCAGTGTGGATTGAACTCAGTGAAGGAGTAGAATGTGGAGCAATTAATGAAGTTCATGAAGGGAACATCTTCGTTTCATTCCTTCCGCAAGGTTTTGAAGTAGGTAATAATGATTTTTACAATTCCAATATTCCAAAATTTGTTGCTAGTGATTCTGTGAGATTAGCTAGTAGAAAAGTACAAAGTATTTCCTATAATAGCTTCATACAGCTGAATTCATCTGATCATAGTTGCTTAGATGCTGATGTGATTTCTGCATTACTTTGTTTATAGTATCCTGTATTGAGATGTTCATCCTTTCTTCTCCAACTTCCTGTTGCTGTGCCTGTCAGAAACTGAGATGTTTTCATCAGAAAATGTTTAAggaaaatatgtttttagtaGTAATAAATTAGAGATCTCTGATTTCtacaaattttctttattttatttataaaatgtgtGTATTTTGATTTTAGTAAATGTAAAAGatttttctttgaatttcatctctaaaataatttaaatcactattttagttcttaatattaattttaaaataggaaaatatttattttaaagatttaattttttttttaagtatcaCGTGTTGATATTATATTACAATACTATGCTTAGAGTGCTTGCTTGACCTTTTGTTCAATTTATAAGCAGTTAACTAAGGTcataataaaatgaaagaaaaaaaccaTCTTATTCAAAATCCCAACTATGAACTTTCTTATCTTCCCTTGCAAATATGAGAATGCATTATTCATATAGGGTGAGAAACACTTACAATtatcaaaaatataaatttttaaatttggacacaaaagtaaagaaaaaaatttagaggGATCAAAATTATAACTCATTCATTTCATAAGAACTAAATATTTAggttaataaaaaacaatatttgaGTCACTTAAATTTGATTCCTCGTATCATCTGAAAAAcatgcataaaataatatttttcttaatgatGACTTTTCTTTTTACCTtcaaaattttgcttttttaTACCACACGAATGTAGTTTTTCATTTGAACTATTGCTAGGGATGGCAATACGGGATGGGCCATGCAGGTCGATCCGCAGTTTGTTAGCAAAAAAATGTGGGATCAGATCAATAATTCAACTCGCTGATCCGTTTAAGCCCGACTCACATAACTCGTGATCCGCGCAAGTTAACCGTTCTATACATTGTGTGTTGTTCTGTCATTGTCAAcctaaattaaaacaaaattttattagaATAGACCCCTTATAATGCAAAAGATTTTGGTAGTACATATTAAATGGTTGACAATAAATTAATTGTGGAGTAGTTATGTCAAACACCTATGTTTTTATACATTCAAAATATAGAAAGAGAAACATATCACTAATaggattatattttattttgtacaatGACCATTTATTTTGTAGGATGTCATTTATTTTATACGATGACCGTATTGGTTGAATCATTCATTTTAATTTACACAATTGAACAACTGAAAACATGAATTGGTAGTACATATTGAATGGTTGACAGTAAATTAATTGTGGAGTCAAACACCTATGTTTAAATACATTCAAAGTATAGAAAGAGAAACAAATCAATAATGTTTTTTCAAATAGAACTGAACTAATACTTATTGAACCATCATTTCTTTCTCCCTATTTATTGTGAGAGTatgatcatattttattttgtatgaaTGACCACACTAGTTGAACCATTAATTCTAATCTAACAAAACATTAGCAATGCAAAAGGTAACaaatattttgattgaatttctttatattcaatttttcagtaacaaatatttttattgaatttttaaaacaaaaaaagaaaaacactatAAGCAGGCTGGCCCGCAGACCCATGAGTTGGTCCATATACGGGGCAAGGCAGAGAAATTAGTCCACGTTCATTACACGGGACGGACCAAATGCGGGACAGACCTATGCAGAACAAGTCAGTCCACATTGTCATCTCTACTTGGTGTAGTTTAATTTGTATGGGTGTTGTTCACTTTACTTCAAtggttgtttcttcctgcacccctacgtttttcttcctgcatccccaTAATATTatgcaaagacaaaaataaacctattatttttaaaaaatcccAAAATGCAACACTACTCTTTCTTGTCCACTGCACACACGAATTTCATTTCTCTCTGAATAGCGGCGGCGTTGCTCCATCTCTTAGCACAGGAAGGTGTTTCTTTTGATGGTGGTCGGTAGTGTCTTGGATTATCGTTTCGTAGTTTATATCTAGTATTTCAGACAACGAAGTTCGGTAATTTTACAGAATCAGGAATCCACATTTGTTTTTTCACATTCCGGATTTGGAAATCCATAAATCTTCCAGATTGGGGAATCCATAAATCTTTCGGATTGGAGAATTCATAAATCTTTTGGATCCATCAATCTGTAACATTAATTAGGTTTCCAGATTTAGTAtccaaaaataaacaatttattaaaattttctttcGGAACACCTCCTCATCCGGAAaacaacatgattcacttctgGATTGATGAATTCGTAACACACTCCACCACGGTaccctttttcaaataaaatgtcAAGGCCAGTTTtgacatttttaaaattgtagaggtgcaggaagaaaaacgtaggggtgcaggaagaaaaacataggggtgcaggaagaaataacCTACTTCAATGATGGTAAAAATGCAAATAACCAGGCTATTAAGTGATGTATAAATGTTAATACACAGAGAGGCAAGgaattttcttttacatttgTCATATTTTCCTCACTTTGTTGGATATATAAAGAGGAGGATGTTTACTAATGCATTATGAGtgaataacataaataattttaaatcatgctcaaagtaaaatattaaagtaCTAAGTTTTTTTTCACTCACTTCAAATTTACATTTCTACTCATCCAATTCTGTCACTAATACAAATCATTAATTCTAGTACCATGTATTGATAATCCAACAGAAATAAACACTAACAAAATATTTACAAGTTAATACACTCCACTCATATCACataatagtttctattatgtgggttttatacataatttaatatttaaccttttaacattaattttaaaaaaattatgaattatttcaatttttgaaGGAGTGAGTAAGGatgcatattatatatatatatttaaagttaaaaaacatttataagTCCGTCTAGCTCAGTTGGTAGAGCGCAAGGCTCTTAACCTTGTGGTCGTGGgttcgagccccacggtgggcgtttttctttgtttttatttttgagaGAGTGTGAAACGAATAAGTGAGAATGTCAAATTATAAAAGGCTATAAAATTTgtcttatataaatttatttctttcctattttaaagaatatatatttattttgttttaaattcttGAAAGCATACATGTGAGGAATCtaaattttgttataatttgTGTCTAAACTTGGAAAATCCATAGTATTATAATAACACTTAATAGATATTTCATTGAATTGGAAGTGGGTTTATCTGAGGAGATTATGAGCACTATTTAACTTTAGGAAAAAGCCTTGAGCCAATAATATATTAGCTTTTTGCAGATTTCTAATTCGGACACCTTTCCACATAACCTTTCTTTCATATTTAACACAAAAATTCATCAAAAAGCTAAATGCATTATCAACTTTGTGCAAAAAATGGAAAGAATAAAGTCACCACTTTTCTGTATTCTTGTTCATGAAGTTATTCCCATTAAAATATGGTAAGTGACACCGACTAAGTAAAACATTCAGTCAACGTGACTAATACACAACATTTTATTCCATCCTCACTTagaaatatctttttttttctaattatgccctcttttaaaaataaataatacttattaaattttaaagcaaataatacttattaaattttaaagcaAATAATACTTCAAACAATATTAGTGTATTTGAGATCAGCACATGTTTATATTTCAACCAGAAGATTATTTtactttgattttaaaaaattaaaaaagtaattctAAAGTTTAAagagtaatatatatatattcacatcACTTTTTTTCACTTTTGATTGAACGTGTTCTTTTGTCTATTTGTCCCTACTTATCTTGTCAAGTCTACAAAGTCGTCtcataaattatttgatttttattttttttcttaactttagaaactaatattttaaagagtAATTATCcaattttgaaaaaggttgTGGTCCCAACCAATGAGACAATAACAAGTTGTTTATGAATTTAGTCTATGAATGTTTTTTCCACCGCATTCGGTAGAATATTTTTAGTGCATTATTTTCTGTTTGATAGTGATGTTAATAAATTTGGATGCATCTCCAGTCATATGTTATTGGAGCAGTTATTGtctatatattataaatgttattttctcacaaaattcaaaatcaggtGGCAAGATCCGGTTTCCTTATAAATTTCATGTTAATTTGATTCCAAGAAACTTTAGGattcttaggaacccattttaaGATACCTTTGGGAATAgaaaattttctaattttacagaatctaacagatTGGTCATTTCTCATACagtagaaacaacaaacaaccgattgattcgaccTTTTAACTGATTGATTTTTTGTGAtggttgaaaaaggttttgaacaACTACTATTTTTGctttgtgggttaaaacccaaaccAGATTTCGATTTTCAAAAACAGCATTTGAATTACTTAAATCTTTTTCCATAACTTTGAGTTTCtctttcaaccaattgttttcacttttcaacCGATTATTTGAAAGGGTTAATcttttagcttcttcatgagtttcttggaAAGCATTAAGaagttgaaaataattttcacaATTATTGGAAGAAGATGTACTTACTTGGTTTGATCCAAATTTTTCTTTTGCCATAAGACAGACTTCCATCTTGAATTTTGAAGAAGATGATTCAACATAGGGCTCATCCTTGTCCAGCCAGGCATTCCTTGGGTTCTTGTGATATTTCTCAAGAGTATCCCATATTTCTTTGGCTCAGATACATTATGAAACGTTGAAAAGTTCATCAGAATCAAGGGCAGAGACAATTATGTTCTTAGCTATACAATCAAGGTGGTCTCATTCAGTTTTAGATGATGCAAAATTATTTTCAGACATATGTATGAAAGCATTGTTTGAAATAACATTCCAGATTTCTTTATCTAAtgaatcaacaaagaatttcattcttatacaCCAAAGCTTATAATTTTCACCACATAACAGAGGTGGTTTGTTTAGAGAGgaaccttccccaaaagaaaacttactagccattaaaaacagttttcaaaaaaacagaAACGAAAACTTGAATATTTTCCAAGAAcatagctcttgatgccaattgtaagaattgatggcttaaacaagaggggggtgaattgtttatcaaagattttcgcaaagattgaatAAGAAAGAACCTTTATCAAACAACCACAAATAAGCAATaaaggaaagcaatcaaacaatgattcaaaaactgtttacaaaatttaaaccgCTTGAAAATACGttttaatcgattgtttatatcagcagcaaaagcagaattaaaacaaacagttataagaagttagagagagagatttacatagccaattttatactggttcactcaaccttgagctacatccagttcccgaTTGTCTGATTTTGTATTAGTAATTTAGTACATAACTATTCTTCAGACTTTCATTATTTTCTAGACTTTATCAAGGGTCTATGTGTAATGTGATTTTAGTTCTAATAGAAATCTTTTCACCTTTAGTTTTGTGCTTATGTCTTCACATTGAAGGCTTTCTACATCATACCCAAGAGGAtcaacattattttattttctctcatACTACTTGTTGTACCACTGTTATAGATTAATATAAAAGGTTTCTTTAAGTTGATTTCTTGGATGGTAACTATATCTATATCTTGTGAtgcatattaaaattaatttctcttGACaccttatatataatattatctaCTTTGAtgtaaaacatttattttctaTCATTCATCTGTAAGTAATTTACTAGTTATAAATAAATTGGTCACTTGTTCCCAGAATAAATTTAGCTAGGTTGTATGTGCATTTGTTTTAACTTGTTAGGTGTTGTTGATGAAACTCTCAACCTCATAAATGGAAGGGAGGTTATGGTGTGAATGTGtacttcttcttccttcctctTCCTCATGTATATGACAAATAATGGAGACCTATTGCATCTCCAAGGGCTCATATTTTGGTAAGGAGTAAGATTACTCTTATATGTTTTGCGCAAACATATCTACAGTGTTTCTAATTATGTAATGATCCACTAATCATGTCtatcattatcaaattaattgtgTATAGTTGCGTATAATAAGTATGTacaataattgtgtataatttaataatcattatttccttaataaacTGTATAAGCGAAATTGTTTAAAGTGTCTTGGGTAgtagtaataaataaattacgtACACATAATTGTgtataattgcgtataatttcataattaataCATAGGTCTTTATTTTGAGGCTAAAATGATTGAGTCAATATACTTATTTTGTTCATATTAACATTATGCATGCACCACCTACTAACACTTCAACCAACATGCCCCACCTATCACACCCCAACAAATGCATGCACCACCTACTGATATTAAGGAAAAACTGCATGAAGGTATCATGttgtttataaatatattcACTAGTTTTAGTTGCATGAAGGTATCTTTTTGCTTATACATAAATTCACTAGTTTTAGTTTTCTCTTTTGTAGAAAAAATGAATTGTTCAAACTCCGCAAAGATGAATGCCAAGTTCAAAGAGGAGAGGGACAAGATCATGGAGGATCTAGCAAATATCACAGCGGAGAAGGCCATGCACGTAGAGTAGATGGTCAAGCTCTCATATGTCAATACTCCACTTTCACTTCTTTCTTTCATGTGAGATTATTAATATATGATGTTGAACCTTTtgtggaagaatttgaatcattaggttgtttggaatacctctttctttgctgagttctgtcacggtttttctttctaagaaacctgctgaattttctggtgagcagactcacgttctcatcatgttcagaatcaccttcttcctcacttgtatcatgttccatggtagttttcagagcaattcctttggccttcttctccactgtttcttgttctttcaatcttttcagctcaatttcatgctctatcagctttccaaaaagtgcagcagtggacatcttggataaatctctggattctgagattgctgttaccttaggctgccagctcctatcaagacattttaataccttaatattaagctcttccttgtcaaagactttaccaaggccagtgaggtgatttaaaatgtgtgtaaatcgtttctgcacatctgcaatactttcttcagattgcattctgaacagctcgtactcctgaattagtgagtgcttccttgcccgtttcacatcatcagtcccttcatgagtcacctctagtacatcccacatctcctttgctgagttacattgagagactctaaagaactcatccatattcagtgcagaggtgatgatattcttggccaaggagtcatattgggccttcttcttctcggtttcactccattcagaccaaggcttctttattgtttcatctttgacaacctgcataggtatgaaaggtccactgaccactgcatcccagattcccatgtcaatagactccataaagatcttcatcctgattttccagaaagcatagttaacaccaccaaacataggagttctattaatagacgcaccttcagcaaaaggca encodes:
- the LOC137806547 gene encoding proteasome subunit beta type-1 gives rise to the protein MTKQHANWSPYDNNGGSCVAIAGADYCVIAADTRMSTGYNILTRDYSKISQLAEKCVMASSGFQADVKALQKVLSARHLTYQHQHNKQMSCPAMAQLLSNTLYYKRFFPYYAFNVLGGLDNEGKGCVFTYDAVGSYERVGYSSQGSGSTLIMPSLDNQLKSPSPLLLPAVDAVTPLSEAEAVDLVKSVFASATERDIYTGDKVEIVILNASGLRREYMDLRKD